In the Cololabis saira isolate AMF1-May2022 chromosome 7, fColSai1.1, whole genome shotgun sequence genome, one interval contains:
- the frmpd1b gene encoding FERM and PDZ domain-containing protein 1 isoform X1, whose product MEEKERCRSRSPARRASRVQQVVGTIIRRTRESLSRERLLGDGRSQRSNSLSNQNFQAKLTLQITRDPVLDRSTGHGFTLTTNPPLLVRDVAAGSPADGILYPGDQVVQINDKMLEDVSAEQVENILRDLEDCINVTLLRYMTNPKSSIMSAEKRARLRSNPVKVRFAEEVVVNGHTQGNSLLFLPNVLKVYLENGQTKAFKFDNTTTVKDIVLTLKDKLSIRAIEYFSLVLEQQYSITKLLLLHEDELIQKVVQKKDSHDYRCLFRVCFLPRDAMDMLQDDTSTFEYLFLQSVGDVLQERFAVEMKCNTALRLAALHMHERLDSCGQTRTSIKSITKEFGLDSFISPTLLSNMREKDLRKAISYHLKKIQSLLEPRQKVISATQARLAYLTQLGELISYGGRSYTATMMLQDREVLVSLLVGAKYGMSQIINHKLNVISTLVEFSSISRVELLSESDKVSLLRISLHDMKPFALLMDSLAAKDLGCLLGGYCKLLVDPSVNVFRLGRPKVRVHRIPAEEGVCGRFAVIKGVCYESLSSYVSRCCSDSDDSTDEDDPMDSQNYKRPDPASQDWEERRKEEEEKRRAEERKEREEHKGNQEVKIIVTTEGKEDENPEDGEATGSGLQKLRAMDEEINLQTGWYHTDPRVTSSFSSLSSGSLSAALEESSATAKAPSRGQHTGEDQPGLDIHHPYLLEPKRHQGPVRPTNLNYRNNDNSRLCFVELSKAHFLPSPLGATSDEEEEEEEEEEEDLGVSVLRRISKIPSSRDLRMIDSAPFERSPIKRKKKIPPKVPVRTSSIPGTKGGPDEPHLSNDEEGLFLTPSPNPKPARLVKDNISESEDEFFDAPEKFSSPVSTLSDAELADRQNANRLSGNWNGLPAGKRDSSPLANKVQTYKIKKESEAVKAPTNQLISQRSSPSKPSQKHESKVKPPLAPKPQVPPKPQVIPSKLSQHGRSYAQCNGDASGCLSSELLEMEPDTMEFKSVTSGGLPLSTSLITAVRCSRQPLPNSVPQAEENTKRQANSPKQSKAFEKGLHIVSKDKTYIPDEKVTPRVEGISNGTDLPSNVHSIPRSNSGTKLTPPPVPPKPSCPISLHPLSLPASSPVSPTDPSKGILTDAVSPANGVLPWSSRNGSVQSGPRRVSLSHESLSPKNTDASLTITTSLTSTNSTAVSGLENRESGRSGSGCDLRTSSSSLGGRLPASALRGRIQSLPWYMTRSQEILGTLDYPSTSSINGDTSGFGSGLSVASGLSDLNKTPVKDKETVALKSESKGNVLDDGAEVVIATIKEAQEVTSHMKRGNGTHGSHFSLSFRENSAHSVSSEQPQAWSHSGLGLGGVSSMQIGGESPTSSVADTTPPQQQREACGCRTVYANCFSGDAEDGVSFDEELTVYEFSQRIRPKAARPAPALSPTTPAPKPNLLSLLRDNPRPLSSFSTASSEISPLVSCPVSPTTSLGGPLRSLTNKNYGGLKGGFASLNQDIDQLLLVLERGELEQSHQNAKLESKGINVGEDLNHNANENSNAPAQNLNCTGGSPATMTEAERSLLQTEARRLASGCQRATRVGWAPEEALRSLSNSFSALVQLSAACLQTNPCHGCDVCHKASLVDRDEDDDGQQAMDKLKEIVGLYREFVGAVETAGTGGGVGSKSSGLSGSAQGQGEGDGVRLLAKRCTVLISSVFALTQLFRTRTQDTADTPGHVPLNF is encoded by the exons ATGGAGGAGAAGGAGCGATGTAGAAGCAGGTCTCCGGCCAGGAGGGCCAGTCGGGTGCAGCAGGTGGTGGGAACAATAATACGACGCACCCGAGAATCCCTGAGCAG AGAGCGGTTGCTTGGCGATGGGAGGTCACAGCGCTCCAACAGTCTGTCCAACCAAAACTTCCAGGCCAAGCTTACGCTGCAGATCACCAGAGACCCGGTCCTGGACCGGAGCACCGGACATGGCTTCACCCTCACCACAAACCCACCCCTGCTGGTCAGGGACGTCGCCGCAG GGAGCCCTGCAGATGGGATATTATACCCAGGAGACCAGGTAGTGCAGATCAATGACAAAATGCTGGAAGATGTGAGTGCAGAGCAGGTGGAAAACATCTTGAG GGACCTGGAGGACTGTATCAATGTGACTCTCCTGCGGTACATGACA AATCCCAAGTCATCCATCATGTCAGCGGAGAAGAGAGCTCGTCTGAGGAGTAATCCAGTTAAAGTGCGCTTTGCAGAAGAGGTGGTGGTCAATGGGCACACTCAG GGAAACTCTCTTCTCTTCCTGCCCAACGTCCTAAAGGTCTATCTAGAAAACGGACAGACCAAGGCCTTCAAGTTTGATAATACCACCACTGTCAAG GACATTGTTCTGACTCTGAAGGATAAACTGTCCATCCGGGCCATTGAGTACTTTTCCCTGGTACTAGAGCAACAGTATAGCATCACCaagctactgctgctgcatgaAGATGAGCTCATACAGAAG GTGGTGCAGAAAAAAGACTCCCATGATTACAGATGTCTGTTTAGAGTTTGTTTCCTCCCCAGAGATGCTATGGACATGCTGCAGGATGACACCTCAACCTTTGAGTACTTGTTTTTACAG AGTGTTGGAGATGTGCTGCAAGAGCGTTTTGCAGTTGAAATGAAGTGCAACACAGCACTCCGACTGGCTGCCCTGCACATGCACGAGAGATTAGATAGTTGTGGACAGACCAGGACGTCTATCAAAAGTATTAC GAAAGAGTTTGGCCTGGATAGCTTCATCTCTCCTACACTGCTGAGCAACATGAGGGAAAAGGACCTGAGGAAAGCCATCAGCTACCACCTCAAAAAGATCCAGTCCCTTCTAGAGCCACGCCAGAAG GTCATTTCAGCTACTCAGGCTCGGTTGGCCTACCTCACTCAGCTCGGAGAGCTCATTTCATATGGAGGACGCTCTTATACAGCTACAATGATG CTTCAGGACAGAGAGGTGTTGGTCAGCTTGCTAGTGGGAGCCAAGTATGGGATGAGTCAGATTATCAACCACAAGCTCAACGTGATCTCTACGTTGGTTGAGTTCAGCAGCATCAGCCGAGTGGAGTTGCTTTCTGAGTCGGACAAAGTCAGCCTGCTGCGCATCTCACTGCATGACATGAAG CCATTTGCCTTACTGATGGACTCTCTGGCAGCCAAAGACTTAGGTTGTCTGCTAGGAGGCTACTGCAAACTCCTGGTGGACCCCAGTGTTAATGTCTTCCGTCTGGGGCGCCCAAAAGTGAGGGTGCACCGGATTCCCGCTGAAGAAGGTGTGTGTGGGAGGTTCGCCGTAATAAAGGGCGTGTGCTATGAATCCCTATCAA GTTACGTGTCTCGCTGCTGCAGTGACTCAGATGACTCGACAGACGAGGATGACCCGATGGATTCTCAGAATTACAAACGGCCGGACCCAGCAAGTCAGGACtgggaagagaggaggaaagaggaggaagaaaagaggagagcggaggagaggaaagagagagaggagcaCAAAGGCAATCAGGAAGTAAAGATTATAGTGACAACAGAAGGTAAAGAAGATGAGAATCCCGAGGACGGAGAAGCAACAGGAAGTGGTCTACAAAAATTGAGAGCTATGGATGAAGAAATTAACCTGCAGACCGGCTGGTACCACACTGATCCGCGGGTCACGAGCAGTTTCTCCAGCCTGTCCAGTGGTTCCTTGAGTGCCGCTCTGGAAGAGAGCAGTGCTACAGCTAAGGCCCCATCTCGTGGACAACACACCGGAGAGGATCAGCCGGGCTTGGACATCCACCACCCCTACCTCCTGGAGCCAAAACGGCATCAAGGACCTGTCCGGCCCACCAACCTCAATTACCGTAACAATGACAACTCTCGCCTCTGCTTTGTTGAGCTGTCCAAAGCCCATTTTCTTCCTAGCCCACTTGGGGCTACtagtgatgaagaggaagaggaggaggaagaggaggaggaggatctaGGAGTCAGCGTGCTCAGACGCATTTCTAAGATCCCTAGTTCAAGAGATTTGAGAATGATTGATAGTGCGCCTTTTGAAAGGTCACCCatcaaaaggaagaaaaagattcCCCCCAAAGTCCCAGTAAGGACAAGTTCAATTCCTGGAACGAAAGGTGGACCGGATGAGCCCCACTTGTCAAATGACGAGGAAGGGCTGTTTCTAACTCCTTCACCTAACCCCAAACCAGCTCGTTTGGTCAAAGACAATATCTCCGAATCTGAAGATGAGTTTTTTGATGCACCAGAGAAATTTAGTTCACCCGTTTCTACCCTATCAG ACGCTGAGCTGGCTGATCGGCAAAATGCTAATCGTTTGAGTGGAAATTGGAACGGCCTTCCGGCGGGGAAAAGGGATTCATCCCCCCTTGCCAATAAGGTCCAGACCTataaaatcaaaaaagaatcAGAGGCAGTAAAAGCCCCAACAAATCAACTCATCAGCCAACGGTCAAGTCCGTCGAAGCCATCACAGAAACATGAATCTAAAGTCAAACCACCATTGGCACCCAAGCCCCAGGTGCCTCCCAAGCCTCAGGTCATTCCTTCCAAGCTGTCCCAGCACGGGAGATCATACGCCCAATGCAACGGGGATGCCTCTGGATGTTTGTCTTCTGAACTCTTGGAAATGGAGCCAGACACCATGGAGTTCAAATCTGTCACTTCAGGTGGATTGCCTTTGTCAACATCCCTCATTACAGCAGTCCGGTGCTCCAGGCAGCCACTTCCCAACTCAGTGCCACAAGCTGAGGAAAACACAAAACGACAAGCAAACAGCCCAAAACAAAGTAAAGCATTCGAGAAAGGACTGCATATTGTTTCCAAAGACAAAACATACATTCCTGATGAAAAGGTAACTCCAAGAGTTGAGGGGATAAGCAATGGGACTGACCTACCGTCAAACGTACACTCTATCCCTCGTTCTAATTCAGGTACAAAACTGACTCCCCCTCCAGTACCGCCCAAACCTTCTTGTCCCATCAGTCTCCATCCATTATCGCTACCTGCCAGCTCTCCTGTCTCTCCCACTGATCCAAGTAAAGGAATCCTTACGGACGCGGTAAGTCCAGCCAACGGAGTCCTCCCTTGGAGCAGCCGCAACGGCAGCGTCCAGTCAGGACCTAGGAGGGTCTCTCTGAGCCACGAGAGCCTTTCACCCAAAAACACAGATGCATCGCTTACTATCACCACCTCCCTCACCTCAACCAACTCTACAGCTGTGAGTGGCCTGGAAAACCGAGAATCTGGACGTTCCGGTTCAGGATGTGACTTGAGAACTAGTTCTTCCAGCCTGGGCGGCAGACTGCCAGCGTCCGCCCTGAGAGGACGGATCCAGTCTCTGCCTTGGTACATGACCCGCTCCCAGGAAATTCTAGGGACTCTAGACTATCCCTCCACTAGCTCCATCAATGGAGATACATCTGGCTTTGGCTCTGGTTTGTCCGTAGCAAGTGGTTTATCTGACCTGAACAAAACACCCGTGAAGGACAAAGAGACAGTGGCCTTGAAATCAGAAAGTAAAGGGAACGTTTTAGATGATGGAGCTGAGGTTGTCATCGCAACCATCAAAGAAGCCCAGGAAGTGACCTCCCATATGAAAAGAGGCAATGGGACACACGGCTCACACTTTAGTCTGAGTTTTAGAGAAAATAGTGCCCATAGTGTTTCATCAGAGCAGCCGCAGGCATGGTCTCAttcagggttggggttaggaggCGTGTCTAGCATGCAGATTGGAGGTGAATCCCCAACCTCTTCAGTCGCAGACACCACTCCTCCCCAGCAACAGCGTGAGGCCTGCGGGTGTCGCACTGTTTACGCCAACTGTTTTAGCGGCGATGCTGAGGACGGTGTTAGCTTTGACGAGGAGCTCACAGTTTATGAGTTCTCCCAGCGCATACGACCCAAAGCTGCCCGCCCTGCGCCCGCCCTGTCTCCAACAACCCCTGCTCCAAAACCTAATCTTCTGTCACTTTTGAGGGACAATCCTCGGCCACTGTCTAGTTTTTCCACTGCCTCTTCTGAGATAAGTCCTCTCGTTTCCTGTCCGGTTTCACCCACGACTTCACTCGGTGGTCCACTTCGTTCCCTGACCAACAAGAACTACGGGGGTCTGAAGGGAGGTTTCGCATCTCTAAATCAAGACATAGATCAGCTTCTTCTGGTGTTAGAGAGAGGAGAACTTGAGCAGTCACATCAAAATGCTAAATTAGAAAGTAAGGGTATAAATGTAGGGGAAGACCTTAATCATAATGCGAACGAAAACAGCAATGCCCCTGCACAAAACCTGAACTGTACTGGGGGGAGTCCTGCCACCATGACAGAGGCAGAGAGGAGTCTTCTCCAGACGGAGGCTCGACGGCTGGCGTCCGGGTGTCAGCGGGCCACACGTGTCGGCTGGGCGCCTGAAGAAGCGCTGCGTTCTTTATCCAATAGCTTCAGTGCCCTGGTCCAGCTGTCAGCTGCCTGCCTGCAAACGAATCCCTGCCACGGTTGTGACGTCTGTCATAAAGCAAGTTTGGTTGACAGGGATGAAGACGATGACGGCCAGCAGGCCATGGACAAGCTAAAGGAAATAGTAGGTCTGTACCGGGAGTTTGTTGGAGCTGTTGAGACGGCTGGAACTGGCGGCGGGGTCGGGAGTAAGAGTTCGGGGCTCTCCGGGTCTGCACAGGGTCAAGGGGAGGGGGATGGGGTGAGGCTGCTAGCCAAACGCTGCACTGTTCTCATCTCGTCCGTATTCGCACTTACACAACTCTTCCGGACACGCACACAAGACACCGCAGACACGCCGGGCCATGTACCTCTcaacttctga
- the frmpd1b gene encoding FERM and PDZ domain-containing protein 1 isoform X2 codes for MEEKERCRSRSPARRASRVQQVVGTIIRRTRESLSRERLLGDGRSQRSNSLSNQNFQAKLTLQITRDPVLDRSTGHGFTLTTNPPLLVRDVAAGSPADGILYPGDQVVQINDKMLEDVSAEQVENILRDLEDCINVTLLRYMTNPKSSIMSAEKRARLRSNPVKVRFAEEVVVNGHTQGNSLLFLPNVLKVYLENGQTKAFKFDNTTTVKDIVLTLKDKLSIRAIEYFSLVLEQQYSITKLLLLHEDELIQKVVQKKDSHDYRCLFRVCFLPRDAMDMLQDDTSTFEYLFLQSVGDVLQERFAVEMKCNTALRLAALHMHERLDSCGQTRTSIKSITKEFGLDSFISPTLLSNMREKDLRKAISYHLKKIQSLLEPRQKVISATQARLAYLTQLGELISYGGRSYTATMMLQDREVLVSLLVGAKYGMSQIINHKLNVISTLVEFSSISRVELLSESDKVSLLRISLHDMKPFALLMDSLAAKDLGCLLGGYCKLLVDPSVNVFRLGRPKVRVHRIPAEEGYVSRCCSDSDDSTDEDDPMDSQNYKRPDPASQDWEERRKEEEEKRRAEERKEREEHKGNQEVKIIVTTEGKEDENPEDGEATGSGLQKLRAMDEEINLQTGWYHTDPRVTSSFSSLSSGSLSAALEESSATAKAPSRGQHTGEDQPGLDIHHPYLLEPKRHQGPVRPTNLNYRNNDNSRLCFVELSKAHFLPSPLGATSDEEEEEEEEEEEDLGVSVLRRISKIPSSRDLRMIDSAPFERSPIKRKKKIPPKVPVRTSSIPGTKGGPDEPHLSNDEEGLFLTPSPNPKPARLVKDNISESEDEFFDAPEKFSSPVSTLSDAELADRQNANRLSGNWNGLPAGKRDSSPLANKVQTYKIKKESEAVKAPTNQLISQRSSPSKPSQKHESKVKPPLAPKPQVPPKPQVIPSKLSQHGRSYAQCNGDASGCLSSELLEMEPDTMEFKSVTSGGLPLSTSLITAVRCSRQPLPNSVPQAEENTKRQANSPKQSKAFEKGLHIVSKDKTYIPDEKVTPRVEGISNGTDLPSNVHSIPRSNSGTKLTPPPVPPKPSCPISLHPLSLPASSPVSPTDPSKGILTDAVSPANGVLPWSSRNGSVQSGPRRVSLSHESLSPKNTDASLTITTSLTSTNSTAVSGLENRESGRSGSGCDLRTSSSSLGGRLPASALRGRIQSLPWYMTRSQEILGTLDYPSTSSINGDTSGFGSGLSVASGLSDLNKTPVKDKETVALKSESKGNVLDDGAEVVIATIKEAQEVTSHMKRGNGTHGSHFSLSFRENSAHSVSSEQPQAWSHSGLGLGGVSSMQIGGESPTSSVADTTPPQQQREACGCRTVYANCFSGDAEDGVSFDEELTVYEFSQRIRPKAARPAPALSPTTPAPKPNLLSLLRDNPRPLSSFSTASSEISPLVSCPVSPTTSLGGPLRSLTNKNYGGLKGGFASLNQDIDQLLLVLERGELEQSHQNAKLESKGINVGEDLNHNANENSNAPAQNLNCTGGSPATMTEAERSLLQTEARRLASGCQRATRVGWAPEEALRSLSNSFSALVQLSAACLQTNPCHGCDVCHKASLVDRDEDDDGQQAMDKLKEIVGLYREFVGAVETAGTGGGVGSKSSGLSGSAQGQGEGDGVRLLAKRCTVLISSVFALTQLFRTRTQDTADTPGHVPLNF; via the exons ATGGAGGAGAAGGAGCGATGTAGAAGCAGGTCTCCGGCCAGGAGGGCCAGTCGGGTGCAGCAGGTGGTGGGAACAATAATACGACGCACCCGAGAATCCCTGAGCAG AGAGCGGTTGCTTGGCGATGGGAGGTCACAGCGCTCCAACAGTCTGTCCAACCAAAACTTCCAGGCCAAGCTTACGCTGCAGATCACCAGAGACCCGGTCCTGGACCGGAGCACCGGACATGGCTTCACCCTCACCACAAACCCACCCCTGCTGGTCAGGGACGTCGCCGCAG GGAGCCCTGCAGATGGGATATTATACCCAGGAGACCAGGTAGTGCAGATCAATGACAAAATGCTGGAAGATGTGAGTGCAGAGCAGGTGGAAAACATCTTGAG GGACCTGGAGGACTGTATCAATGTGACTCTCCTGCGGTACATGACA AATCCCAAGTCATCCATCATGTCAGCGGAGAAGAGAGCTCGTCTGAGGAGTAATCCAGTTAAAGTGCGCTTTGCAGAAGAGGTGGTGGTCAATGGGCACACTCAG GGAAACTCTCTTCTCTTCCTGCCCAACGTCCTAAAGGTCTATCTAGAAAACGGACAGACCAAGGCCTTCAAGTTTGATAATACCACCACTGTCAAG GACATTGTTCTGACTCTGAAGGATAAACTGTCCATCCGGGCCATTGAGTACTTTTCCCTGGTACTAGAGCAACAGTATAGCATCACCaagctactgctgctgcatgaAGATGAGCTCATACAGAAG GTGGTGCAGAAAAAAGACTCCCATGATTACAGATGTCTGTTTAGAGTTTGTTTCCTCCCCAGAGATGCTATGGACATGCTGCAGGATGACACCTCAACCTTTGAGTACTTGTTTTTACAG AGTGTTGGAGATGTGCTGCAAGAGCGTTTTGCAGTTGAAATGAAGTGCAACACAGCACTCCGACTGGCTGCCCTGCACATGCACGAGAGATTAGATAGTTGTGGACAGACCAGGACGTCTATCAAAAGTATTAC GAAAGAGTTTGGCCTGGATAGCTTCATCTCTCCTACACTGCTGAGCAACATGAGGGAAAAGGACCTGAGGAAAGCCATCAGCTACCACCTCAAAAAGATCCAGTCCCTTCTAGAGCCACGCCAGAAG GTCATTTCAGCTACTCAGGCTCGGTTGGCCTACCTCACTCAGCTCGGAGAGCTCATTTCATATGGAGGACGCTCTTATACAGCTACAATGATG CTTCAGGACAGAGAGGTGTTGGTCAGCTTGCTAGTGGGAGCCAAGTATGGGATGAGTCAGATTATCAACCACAAGCTCAACGTGATCTCTACGTTGGTTGAGTTCAGCAGCATCAGCCGAGTGGAGTTGCTTTCTGAGTCGGACAAAGTCAGCCTGCTGCGCATCTCACTGCATGACATGAAG CCATTTGCCTTACTGATGGACTCTCTGGCAGCCAAAGACTTAGGTTGTCTGCTAGGAGGCTACTGCAAACTCCTGGTGGACCCCAGTGTTAATGTCTTCCGTCTGGGGCGCCCAAAAGTGAGGGTGCACCGGATTCCCGCTGAAGAAG GTTACGTGTCTCGCTGCTGCAGTGACTCAGATGACTCGACAGACGAGGATGACCCGATGGATTCTCAGAATTACAAACGGCCGGACCCAGCAAGTCAGGACtgggaagagaggaggaaagaggaggaagaaaagaggagagcggaggagaggaaagagagagaggagcaCAAAGGCAATCAGGAAGTAAAGATTATAGTGACAACAGAAGGTAAAGAAGATGAGAATCCCGAGGACGGAGAAGCAACAGGAAGTGGTCTACAAAAATTGAGAGCTATGGATGAAGAAATTAACCTGCAGACCGGCTGGTACCACACTGATCCGCGGGTCACGAGCAGTTTCTCCAGCCTGTCCAGTGGTTCCTTGAGTGCCGCTCTGGAAGAGAGCAGTGCTACAGCTAAGGCCCCATCTCGTGGACAACACACCGGAGAGGATCAGCCGGGCTTGGACATCCACCACCCCTACCTCCTGGAGCCAAAACGGCATCAAGGACCTGTCCGGCCCACCAACCTCAATTACCGTAACAATGACAACTCTCGCCTCTGCTTTGTTGAGCTGTCCAAAGCCCATTTTCTTCCTAGCCCACTTGGGGCTACtagtgatgaagaggaagaggaggaggaagaggaggaggaggatctaGGAGTCAGCGTGCTCAGACGCATTTCTAAGATCCCTAGTTCAAGAGATTTGAGAATGATTGATAGTGCGCCTTTTGAAAGGTCACCCatcaaaaggaagaaaaagattcCCCCCAAAGTCCCAGTAAGGACAAGTTCAATTCCTGGAACGAAAGGTGGACCGGATGAGCCCCACTTGTCAAATGACGAGGAAGGGCTGTTTCTAACTCCTTCACCTAACCCCAAACCAGCTCGTTTGGTCAAAGACAATATCTCCGAATCTGAAGATGAGTTTTTTGATGCACCAGAGAAATTTAGTTCACCCGTTTCTACCCTATCAG ACGCTGAGCTGGCTGATCGGCAAAATGCTAATCGTTTGAGTGGAAATTGGAACGGCCTTCCGGCGGGGAAAAGGGATTCATCCCCCCTTGCCAATAAGGTCCAGACCTataaaatcaaaaaagaatcAGAGGCAGTAAAAGCCCCAACAAATCAACTCATCAGCCAACGGTCAAGTCCGTCGAAGCCATCACAGAAACATGAATCTAAAGTCAAACCACCATTGGCACCCAAGCCCCAGGTGCCTCCCAAGCCTCAGGTCATTCCTTCCAAGCTGTCCCAGCACGGGAGATCATACGCCCAATGCAACGGGGATGCCTCTGGATGTTTGTCTTCTGAACTCTTGGAAATGGAGCCAGACACCATGGAGTTCAAATCTGTCACTTCAGGTGGATTGCCTTTGTCAACATCCCTCATTACAGCAGTCCGGTGCTCCAGGCAGCCACTTCCCAACTCAGTGCCACAAGCTGAGGAAAACACAAAACGACAAGCAAACAGCCCAAAACAAAGTAAAGCATTCGAGAAAGGACTGCATATTGTTTCCAAAGACAAAACATACATTCCTGATGAAAAGGTAACTCCAAGAGTTGAGGGGATAAGCAATGGGACTGACCTACCGTCAAACGTACACTCTATCCCTCGTTCTAATTCAGGTACAAAACTGACTCCCCCTCCAGTACCGCCCAAACCTTCTTGTCCCATCAGTCTCCATCCATTATCGCTACCTGCCAGCTCTCCTGTCTCTCCCACTGATCCAAGTAAAGGAATCCTTACGGACGCGGTAAGTCCAGCCAACGGAGTCCTCCCTTGGAGCAGCCGCAACGGCAGCGTCCAGTCAGGACCTAGGAGGGTCTCTCTGAGCCACGAGAGCCTTTCACCCAAAAACACAGATGCATCGCTTACTATCACCACCTCCCTCACCTCAACCAACTCTACAGCTGTGAGTGGCCTGGAAAACCGAGAATCTGGACGTTCCGGTTCAGGATGTGACTTGAGAACTAGTTCTTCCAGCCTGGGCGGCAGACTGCCAGCGTCCGCCCTGAGAGGACGGATCCAGTCTCTGCCTTGGTACATGACCCGCTCCCAGGAAATTCTAGGGACTCTAGACTATCCCTCCACTAGCTCCATCAATGGAGATACATCTGGCTTTGGCTCTGGTTTGTCCGTAGCAAGTGGTTTATCTGACCTGAACAAAACACCCGTGAAGGACAAAGAGACAGTGGCCTTGAAATCAGAAAGTAAAGGGAACGTTTTAGATGATGGAGCTGAGGTTGTCATCGCAACCATCAAAGAAGCCCAGGAAGTGACCTCCCATATGAAAAGAGGCAATGGGACACACGGCTCACACTTTAGTCTGAGTTTTAGAGAAAATAGTGCCCATAGTGTTTCATCAGAGCAGCCGCAGGCATGGTCTCAttcagggttggggttaggaggCGTGTCTAGCATGCAGATTGGAGGTGAATCCCCAACCTCTTCAGTCGCAGACACCACTCCTCCCCAGCAACAGCGTGAGGCCTGCGGGTGTCGCACTGTTTACGCCAACTGTTTTAGCGGCGATGCTGAGGACGGTGTTAGCTTTGACGAGGAGCTCACAGTTTATGAGTTCTCCCAGCGCATACGACCCAAAGCTGCCCGCCCTGCGCCCGCCCTGTCTCCAACAACCCCTGCTCCAAAACCTAATCTTCTGTCACTTTTGAGGGACAATCCTCGGCCACTGTCTAGTTTTTCCACTGCCTCTTCTGAGATAAGTCCTCTCGTTTCCTGTCCGGTTTCACCCACGACTTCACTCGGTGGTCCACTTCGTTCCCTGACCAACAAGAACTACGGGGGTCTGAAGGGAGGTTTCGCATCTCTAAATCAAGACATAGATCAGCTTCTTCTGGTGTTAGAGAGAGGAGAACTTGAGCAGTCACATCAAAATGCTAAATTAGAAAGTAAGGGTATAAATGTAGGGGAAGACCTTAATCATAATGCGAACGAAAACAGCAATGCCCCTGCACAAAACCTGAACTGTACTGGGGGGAGTCCTGCCACCATGACAGAGGCAGAGAGGAGTCTTCTCCAGACGGAGGCTCGACGGCTGGCGTCCGGGTGTCAGCGGGCCACACGTGTCGGCTGGGCGCCTGAAGAAGCGCTGCGTTCTTTATCCAATAGCTTCAGTGCCCTGGTCCAGCTGTCAGCTGCCTGCCTGCAAACGAATCCCTGCCACGGTTGTGACGTCTGTCATAAAGCAAGTTTGGTTGACAGGGATGAAGACGATGACGGCCAGCAGGCCATGGACAAGCTAAAGGAAATAGTAGGTCTGTACCGGGAGTTTGTTGGAGCTGTTGAGACGGCTGGAACTGGCGGCGGGGTCGGGAGTAAGAGTTCGGGGCTCTCCGGGTCTGCACAGGGTCAAGGGGAGGGGGATGGGGTGAGGCTGCTAGCCAAACGCTGCACTGTTCTCATCTCGTCCGTATTCGCACTTACACAACTCTTCCGGACACGCACACAAGACACCGCAGACACGCCGGGCCATGTACCTCTcaacttctga
- the slc25a51b gene encoding solute carrier family 25 member 51b has product MAVSTMDSESARTPQPQAGLAKGGTSLLPSGTLSARLDHQGKHYVCGSVAAFTNILVTFPIQKVLFRQQLHGVVAVEAVRQLQRDGLRNLYRGLLPPLLQKSTTVAIMFGLYQDFSRVLHDGVGDRGVPEIVTKSFAAALAGTAEALLTPFERVQTLLQDHRHHSRFNNTAHTFRTLLSEYGVRECYRGLVPILLRNGPSNVLFFGLRGPIKELLPEATNRAGHLVNDFVCGGVLGAALGIMFYPLNVVKSRAQSQVGGDFQPCRKVLLTVWRERGGSLAMLFRGAHLNYHRSLLSWGIINATYELLLKLV; this is encoded by the coding sequence ATGGCTGTCAGCACCATGGACTCCGAGTCAGCCCGGACCCCTCAACCCCAGGCTGGCCTGGCTAAAGGAGGAACCTCCCTGTTGCCTTCTGGGACTCTGAGTGCCAGGTTGGACCATCAGGGGAAACACTATGTTTGTGGTTCCGTTGCAGCTTTTACCAATATTTTGGTGACCTTCCCCATCCAGAAGGTGCTGTTCCGCCAGCAGCTGCATGGCGTGGTAGCGGTTGAGGCGGTGCGACAGCTGCAGAGGGATGGGCTCAGGAATCTCTACCGGGGCCTTCTGCCTCCTCTGCTCCAGAAGAGCACCACAGTGGCCATCATGTTTGGGCTTTATCAGGACTTCTCTAGAGTGTTGCATGATGGGGTTGGTGACAGGGGTGTGCCAGAGATTGTCACAAAAAGCTTTGCCGCAGCTTTGGCAGGAACTGCAGAAGCCTTGCTAACACCGTTCGAGCGTGTACAGACTCTTCTCCAAGATCATCGGCACCACAGCCGCTTCAACAACACTGCCCACACCTTCCGCACACTTCTGTCCGAGTACGGCGTCAGAGAGTGTTACCGTGGCCTCGTACCCATACTTCTCCGTAATGGCCCCAGCAATGTTCTCTTCTTTGGGCTCCGGGGGCCTATTAAAGAGCTGCTCCCAGAGGCCACCAACAGGGCCGGCCATTTGGTGAATGATTTTGTGTGTGGAGGGGTGCTTGGGGCGGCTCTTGGCATTATGTTTTATCCACTAAATGTGGTAAAATCCAGGGCTCAATCTCAGGTCGGGGGAGACTTCCAGCCGTGCAGGAAGGTCCTGTTGACAGtgtggagagagagggggggcagCCTGGCCATGCTCTTCAGAGGGGCCCACCTCAACTACCACCGCTCACTCCTCTCCTGGGGGATCATCAACGCCACCtacgagctgctgctgaagctcgtatga